One genomic window of Deinococcus ruber includes the following:
- a CDS encoding replication initiator protein A, with product MSKVRLVTQLGVDERNIARLNPVLGLNRVSDDLNGWTKSLAIDNLSTISITCTAGNGQVVPHGIDGDVMFALTALYVMQGKPENGAIEFSIADLCSVIGLTKNSVTYNRLQESIFRLAYVKFEVFESWIRNSKSSGKTVTSNVFGIIDNFKSVDFDLQNDERPWIFRPTTLVRVSLNSELVESIRTGHVRSIDLDFYGGLEQPFSRLLYRILEEQKLLHAPCAVFSVPLMTWGDHLGLRRVIKDESGKVKLIKVGRSEVPETQIVLPGKIRRALEPAHAELQKKGYLQKVEIVGIGQKQIIHYAFGSPIAPVDLELVGLLTQRGMSPKAAEQQARTYGPKAVNRAVEVFDARKAAGYMVRNAGGLLTDILVNPDKYVPMDASLPAKTGSVKPSKPVKPIIEAELAEPSIDEKRKTNAFVVDGWAKRKWLVGQQHQQLLDLVKHGRLDDAKLVSLGLADAVAVQKFAMEVLARG from the coding sequence ATGTCCAAGGTGCGGCTCGTGACCCAGCTCGGTGTGGATGAGCGCAACATCGCGCGGCTCAACCCTGTCTTGGGACTCAACCGGGTGAGCGATGATCTCAATGGCTGGACGAAATCTCTTGCGATAGACAATTTGAGTACGATCTCTATTACCTGCACGGCTGGTAATGGTCAAGTTGTTCCCCATGGTATCGATGGTGATGTCATGTTCGCTTTGACCGCCCTATATGTCATGCAAGGAAAGCCCGAAAACGGAGCTATTGAATTCAGTATCGCCGATTTATGTAGTGTGATTGGTCTCACAAAGAACTCTGTCACATATAACCGACTGCAAGAGAGTATTTTCAGACTTGCTTATGTTAAATTTGAAGTCTTTGAGTCCTGGATACGAAATTCGAAATCAAGTGGCAAGACAGTTACGAGTAATGTCTTTGGTATTATCGACAATTTCAAGAGTGTTGATTTCGACCTACAGAATGACGAACGCCCTTGGATTTTCCGTCCAACGACATTAGTACGCGTGTCTCTAAACTCCGAATTAGTTGAAAGTATTCGTACTGGACATGTTAGATCTATAGACTTGGATTTCTATGGTGGGCTTGAACAGCCATTTAGTCGGCTCTTGTACCGAATTTTGGAAGAGCAGAAATTGCTTCACGCTCCGTGTGCTGTTTTTTCTGTTCCACTCATGACATGGGGTGACCATCTCGGTTTGAGGCGAGTCATCAAAGACGAATCTGGGAAAGTAAAGCTGATTAAAGTTGGAAGAAGTGAGGTACCAGAAACACAAATCGTTTTGCCAGGAAAGATTCGCCGGGCTCTAGAGCCTGCACACGCCGAACTGCAAAAGAAGGGGTATTTACAGAAGGTCGAGATCGTCGGCATTGGGCAAAAGCAAATTATCCACTATGCCTTCGGCAGTCCCATTGCCCCTGTCGATCTCGAACTCGTTGGTCTGTTGACGCAACGTGGGATGTCGCCGAAAGCGGCTGAGCAGCAAGCGCGCACGTATGGCCCGAAGGCAGTGAACCGTGCGGTTGAGGTGTTCGATGCTCGGAAGGCGGCTGGATATATGGTTCGCAATGCAGGCGGCCTGCTGACGGACATTCTCGTAAATCCGGACAAATACGTGCCGATGGATGCCTCATTGCCTGCAAAGACTGGGTCGGTCAAGCCGTCAAAACCTGTCAAACCGATCATCGAGGCAGAGTTGGCGGAGCCGAGCATCGATGAGAAGCGCAAGACGAATGCGTTTGTGGTGGATGGCTGGGCGAAGCGGAAGTGGCTCGTGGGCCAGCAGCATCAGCAGTTGCTCGATCTGGTGAAGCACGGGCGACTGGATGACGCGAAGCTCGTTTCGCTGGGCCTAGCAGATGCGGTCGCGGTCCAGAAGTTTGCGATGGAGGTTCTCGCTCGCGGCTGA
- a CDS encoding RNA-guided endonuclease InsQ/TnpB family protein: MMRAYKYRLSPSRLQELAFQHHLDLSRELYNAGLQERRDAYRKSGVSRSFYDQKRCLPEVKEARPEFEEVHAHVLQGTLETLDKAFKGFFSRVKAGSKAGYPRFRGRGWWDSFRYQECSTAMKAEDGTVLGWKWTTCGRPDPDGKRINLPKIGKVKVKMHRPLEGRPKTLVIKREGSEWYAVYTCEVEARLLPPNDSVIGIDVGTRYLYTDSDGRHETNPKLLAASQRKLTRHSQSLARKKRGSGRRTRVKALLGKAHRKVARQRLDHSHKVANHLLAAHGTIVHEDLKPSKMVHEGAGLSRSIHDAAWTQLFQVLSLKAASAGRTVIRVDPSFTSQRCFKCGFICKENRLNEAFACLSCRHGDHADVNAASNIRELGIDPEGYNARSTKGRIGPAAPDHRALRNMSGDVRLPVLPTPV, encoded by the coding sequence ATGATGCGGGCGTATAAGTATCGCCTGTCTCCCTCCCGCCTGCAGGAACTCGCGTTTCAACATCACCTCGACCTGAGTCGCGAACTCTACAACGCCGGCCTTCAGGAACGCAGAGATGCTTACCGCAAGTCCGGCGTGTCCCGTTCCTTCTATGACCAGAAGCGCTGTCTGCCCGAGGTCAAGGAAGCCAGACCCGAGTTCGAAGAGGTCCACGCTCACGTCCTGCAGGGAACACTCGAGACGCTGGACAAAGCGTTCAAGGGCTTCTTCAGCAGGGTCAAAGCGGGGAGCAAGGCTGGCTACCCGAGGTTTAGGGGACGCGGCTGGTGGGATTCGTTCCGGTATCAGGAGTGCAGCACCGCCATGAAAGCCGAGGACGGAACCGTCCTCGGCTGGAAGTGGACTACCTGCGGTCGCCCCGACCCGGACGGGAAGCGTATCAACCTTCCGAAGATCGGCAAGGTCAAGGTGAAGATGCACCGTCCGCTTGAAGGTCGTCCGAAGACCCTAGTCATCAAGCGGGAGGGCAGCGAGTGGTACGCCGTCTACACCTGCGAGGTGGAAGCTCGGTTGCTTCCACCGAACGACTCGGTGATCGGCATCGACGTCGGGACACGGTATCTCTACACCGATTCCGACGGGCGTCATGAAACCAACCCGAAGCTGCTGGCCGCTTCGCAGCGCAAACTCACCCGGCACTCCCAGTCTCTGGCCCGCAAGAAGCGGGGCAGCGGGCGGCGAACCCGGGTCAAGGCCCTGCTCGGCAAGGCCCACCGGAAGGTGGCGAGGCAGCGGCTGGACCACAGTCACAAGGTGGCCAACCACCTGCTCGCTGCTCACGGCACCATCGTGCATGAAGACCTGAAACCTTCAAAGATGGTGCATGAAGGGGCAGGTCTGTCCCGGTCCATCCACGACGCCGCGTGGACGCAGTTGTTTCAGGTTCTGTCCCTCAAGGCTGCGAGTGCCGGTCGGACAGTCATCCGGGTCGATCCGAGCTTCACCTCCCAGCGCTGCTTCAAGTGCGGGTTCATCTGCAAGGAGAACCGCCTGAACGAAGCGTTCGCCTGCCTGTCCTGCCGTCATGGTGACCATGCGGACGTGAACGCCGCAAGCAACATCAGAGAACTCGGGATCGACCCGGAAGGGTACAACGCTCGGAGTACGAAGGGCCGGATCGGCCCTGCAGCGCCTGATCATCGGGCGCTGCGAAACATGTCCGGGGACGTCCGTCTGCCGGTCCTCCCAACACCTGTTTAG